A region of Sulfurimonas sp. DNA encodes the following proteins:
- the hisG gene encoding ATP phosphoribosyltransferase, with the protein MLTVALPKGRIAKETLEIFETIFGDSFKFDDRKLILDTPDFRFLLVRNQDVATYVFHQAADIGVVGLDTLEEQGLDVIRLLDLKRGICKVSIGMKKGEKLDLNKPDIKVASKMVNITKRYFEERAVSVDIIKLYGSIELAPIIGLADMIVDVVETGATMKQNGLEVVEDIMTSSTYLIANKNSYIAKKDEVLDIYEKINEVIKAEND; encoded by the coding sequence ATGCTTACAGTAGCACTTCCAAAAGGTCGTATAGCCAAAGAAACTTTAGAAATTTTTGAAACTATTTTTGGTGATAGTTTTAAGTTTGATGATAGAAAGCTTATCTTAGATACTCCAGATTTCCGTTTTTTACTTGTTAGAAATCAAGATGTAGCGACTTATGTTTTTCATCAGGCTGCTGATATTGGTGTTGTTGGGCTTGATACTTTAGAAGAACAAGGCTTAGATGTTATTCGTCTGCTTGATTTAAAGCGTGGAATTTGTAAAGTTTCTATCGGTATGAAAAAGGGTGAAAAACTTGACCTGAACAAGCCAGATATAAAAGTTGCTTCAAAGATGGTAAACATTACTAAACGCTATTTTGAAGAAAGAGCAGTTTCTGTTGATATTATTAAACTATATGGTTCTATAGAACTTGCTCCTATTATCGGTCTTGCTGATATGATAGTTGATGTTGTTGAAACAGGTGCGACTATGAAACAAAATGGCTTAGAAGTAGTTGAGGATATTATGACTTCTTCAACTTACTTGATTGCAAATAAAAATAGTTACATCGCTAAAAAAGATGAAGTTTTAGATATATATGAAAAAATAAATGAAGTTATTAAAGCAGAAAATGACTAA
- a CDS encoding class I SAM-dependent methyltransferase: MTNLDLYAKAEHLLGIEEATEALYDLYRSELDEYKVKTLLDVGCGRGGFIKRMISDGVECKGIDLSPIMVDECKTQGLDAKCIDAKDASGKYDAIVCIFDVLNFMNKDSLLEFLDAISNRLNDDGVFIADINTLYGFSDVAEGTMSSENENEFLVVDAQFTNDELHTKFTLFEKNDSEYKKYQDTIVQYFHKIKTFQKLASLKLIDKQIFSLYDTEDKTLLIFKKK, translated from the coding sequence ATGACTAACTTAGACCTCTACGCGAAAGCTGAGCATCTACTAGGGATAGAAGAAGCTACAGAAGCACTTTATGATCTTTATCGCTCAGAACTTGATGAGTATAAAGTTAAAACTCTTTTAGATGTTGGCTGTGGTCGTGGTGGTTTTATTAAACGCATGATTAGTGATGGCGTTGAGTGCAAAGGGATTGACCTTAGTCCTATTATGGTTGATGAGTGCAAAACGCAAGGCTTAGATGCTAAGTGCATAGATGCTAAAGATGCAAGTGGAAAATATGACGCTATTGTTTGTATATTTGATGTGTTAAACTTTATGAACAAAGATTCTTTACTTGAGTTCTTAGATGCTATTTCAAATAGACTAAACGATGATGGAGTATTTATAGCTGATATAAATACTTTGTATGGTTTTAGTGATGTTGCAGAAGGTACTATGAGTAGTGAAAATGAGAATGAATTTTTAGTTGTAGATGCCCAGTTTACAAATGATGAACTTCACACAAAATTTACTCTATTTGAGAAGAATGATTCTGAATATAAAAAGTATCAAGATACTATTGTTCAGTATTTCCATAAAATAAAAACTTTTCAAAAACTTGCATCTTTAAAACTAATAGATAAGCAAATATTTTCTCTTTATGATACTGAGGATAAGACACTTCTTATTTTTAAAAAGAAATAA